In Blautia wexlerae DSM 19850, a single window of DNA contains:
- a CDS encoding chloride channel protein, whose protein sequence is MNNTKSPKNVSLKNQLELWLFCALIGAVAGALVWILLKIMAVGTEFLWKWLPGKTSVPYYTILICVAGAAIIGIFRKIFGDYPENLETVMEKVRAEKRYEYKNMLVMMVAALLPLLIGSSVGPEAGLTGIIVGLCYWAGDNLKFAKQNTRNYSQIGAAVSMSMLFHAPLFGIFEVEENSEEDLAALTKGSKLFIYGIALAAGTGIYAGLSALFGAGLSGFPSFDMVEIQRKDYLLMILYILCGLILAYFYQATHKLTGNISNRFPAVVKEIFAGLCLGIAGSFLPALMFSGEEQMGTLMKTYTSYLPLALIGIAFFKLLLTNLCIQFGLKGGHFFPVIFAGVCMGYGVAMLTCGPDGGHVVFGAAIVTASLLGGIMKKPLAVTMLLFLCFPVKMFIWIFIAAAVGSKLITLKPEQEPSANYSKQ, encoded by the coding sequence ATGAATAACACAAAAAGCCCCAAAAACGTATCTTTAAAAAATCAGCTTGAATTGTGGCTGTTCTGTGCACTCATTGGTGCTGTTGCCGGTGCACTGGTATGGATCCTGCTGAAAATAATGGCAGTCGGAACTGAATTTCTATGGAAATGGCTTCCCGGAAAAACCTCTGTTCCCTATTATACGATTCTTATCTGTGTAGCCGGTGCGGCAATTATCGGTATTTTCCGAAAAATATTCGGAGACTATCCCGAAAATCTTGAAACCGTTATGGAAAAAGTCAGAGCAGAAAAAAGATACGAATACAAAAACATGCTTGTAATGATGGTGGCAGCACTGCTGCCATTACTCATAGGAAGCAGTGTAGGTCCCGAAGCCGGACTTACCGGTATTATCGTAGGTTTATGCTACTGGGCCGGAGACAACCTTAAGTTTGCCAAACAGAATACCAGAAATTATTCGCAGATTGGTGCCGCAGTCTCCATGAGTATGCTGTTTCACGCACCTCTGTTCGGTATTTTCGAAGTAGAAGAAAACTCTGAAGAAGACCTTGCAGCCTTAACAAAGGGTTCCAAATTATTTATTTACGGAATCGCGCTGGCTGCAGGCACTGGTATTTATGCAGGTTTATCTGCACTTTTTGGTGCAGGGCTTTCCGGATTTCCATCCTTTGATATGGTGGAAATCCAGAGAAAAGACTATCTGCTTATGATTCTGTATATTTTGTGCGGTCTTATCCTGGCATACTTCTATCAGGCAACACACAAGCTGACCGGAAATATTTCCAACAGATTCCCGGCAGTTGTAAAAGAGATTTTTGCAGGTTTATGCCTTGGAATCGCAGGTTCATTCTTACCTGCACTTATGTTTTCCGGAGAAGAACAGATGGGAACACTTATGAAAACCTATACCTCTTATCTGCCGCTGGCACTTATTGGCATTGCGTTTTTTAAGCTCCTGCTGACAAATCTGTGTATTCAGTTCGGTTTAAAGGGAGGACATTTCTTCCCTGTCATCTTTGCCGGAGTATGTATGGGATACGGCGTGGCAATGTTGACCTGCGGGCCAGACGGGGGACATGTGGTATTTGGAGCTGCAATCGTTACTGCATCACTTCTGGGTGGAATTATGAAAAAGCCACTGGCAGTAACCATGCTTCTCTTCCTCTGCTTCCCGGTTAAAATGTTTATCTGGATATTCATCGCAGCAGCGGTTGGGAGCAAACTTATCACACTCAAACCAGAGCAGGAACCTTCTGCAAATTACAGCAAGCAATAG
- a CDS encoding HdeD family acid-resistance protein yields MKDNKALKYLTLITGVLTLLLGVYTLVRPMRTFLAIGWILGILLFVNGIELVILSLSKEKKEIGACILGVLEGLAGIILLFSGIQRFITDVMAAYMVGAIILIYGIFQIAAGTKVYKTSKGKGILSIVCGVLSVIVSIISFTHPVLTMISAGYMIAFSVLMQGINMIVLGINFGKAES; encoded by the coding sequence ATGAAAGATAATAAAGCACTAAAATACCTCACTTTGATCACCGGAGTTTTAACATTGTTATTAGGAGTCTACACTCTTGTAAGACCAATGAGAACTTTTCTTGCAATCGGATGGATCCTGGGAATCCTTCTGTTTGTAAATGGTATTGAACTTGTAATCCTTTCTTTATCCAAAGAAAAGAAAGAAATCGGAGCATGTATTCTCGGTGTTCTGGAAGGACTTGCGGGTATTATCTTATTATTCAGCGGCATTCAGCGGTTCATCACAGACGTAATGGCAGCTTATATGGTCGGTGCAATCATTCTGATCTACGGTATTTTCCAGATTGCCGCCGGCACAAAGGTATATAAAACATCTAAAGGAAAAGGTATCCTGAGTATTGTGTGCGGTGTTTTATCCGTAATTGTCAGCATCATTTCATTTACCCATCCTGTACTTACCATGATCTCTGCAGGATATATGATCGCATTTTCTGTTTTAATGCAGGGTATCAACATGATCGTACTTGGAATTAATTTCGGAAAGGCAGAAAGTTGA
- a CDS encoding potassium channel family protein, which produces MKRIKVLGSVLKRTRADKIIIGFIVFIFAIAAVIQLVEPDINRYGDALWYCYAVISTAGFGDVVAVTFIGKMCSVLLTIYSLFVVAIATGVVVNFYTQMVELQRKETLAMFMDQLERLPELSREELENISRKVRQFR; this is translated from the coding sequence ATGAAAAGAATTAAAGTATTAGGCAGTGTTTTAAAACGGACTCGCGCAGATAAAATTATCATTGGTTTTATTGTGTTTATTTTTGCTATCGCAGCAGTGATCCAGCTGGTTGAACCGGACATTAACCGATACGGAGATGCACTGTGGTATTGCTATGCGGTGATCTCCACTGCCGGATTTGGCGATGTGGTTGCGGTTACTTTTATTGGAAAAATGTGTTCCGTTCTTCTGACGATCTATTCGCTTTTTGTAGTTGCCATTGCCACCGGGGTAGTGGTTAATTTCTACACCCAGATGGTGGAATTGCAGCGAAAAGAGACACTTGCCATGTTTATGGATCAGCTGGAAAGACTTCCTGAGCTTTCCAGAGAAGAGCTGGAGAATATTTCCAGAAAAGTGCGCCAGTTTCGGTAG